A DNA window from Nitrospira sp. contains the following coding sequences:
- a CDS encoding Archease (MaGe:77310523), translating to MPASFHFLDDVALADLAFDAEGDSIQELFEAASNAVMEAMADPTTVGAMWERHIEHVAHDPAELLFDWLSDFVYWKDAAGVVFSRAAISLTHVGVEWTLAGTLLGEPVNRTTQELRDDVKGVTKHLYRLHRDNGRWHVRVVLDV from the coding sequence ATGCCGGCCTCCTTTCATTTTCTCGATGACGTCGCGCTGGCGGACTTGGCCTTCGATGCCGAGGGCGATTCCATTCAAGAGTTGTTCGAGGCCGCGTCGAACGCCGTGATGGAGGCGATGGCCGATCCCACGACCGTCGGCGCGATGTGGGAACGCCATATCGAACATGTGGCGCACGATCCGGCCGAGCTGCTCTTCGATTGGCTCTCCGATTTTGTCTATTGGAAAGACGCCGCGGGAGTGGTGTTCAGTCGTGCCGCGATTTCGTTGACCCATGTGGGCGTGGAGTGGACACTCGCGGGAACGCTGCTCGGCGAACCGGTGAATCGGACGACGCAGGAGTTGCGCGACGATGTAAAGGGTGTGACCAAGCATTTGTATCGGTTGCATCGGGACAACGGGCGATGGCATGTGCGGGTGGTGCTCGACGTATGA
- a CDS encoding RNA-splicing ligase RtcB (MaGe:77310524), with translation MRFNTAMKVVRISDEVWEIPVSEKPGMLVPARIYGTESILQAMDAGVFEQVTNVACLPGIRRYALCMPDGHWGYGFPIGGVAAFDVRSGIISPGGVGYDVNCGMRLIRTDLTLEDVLPRLERLMTELFRRVPAGVGSSGFVPMDRAAFDGVMTRGARWCIERGYGWHRDLERIEQGGCLSGANPDAVSDHAVKRGMNQLGTLGSGNHYLEVQVAANDRIFDRETAAAFGITGQDQIVVMVHCGSRGFGHQVASDYLKIFEKAMRRYGITVPDQQLACAPFLSEEGQDYFAAMNCAANTAFANRQVITHQVREAFAAVFGRSGEALGMELVYDVAHNIAKVERYSEGELVVHRKGATRALGPGSQDLPACYRSVGQPVICGGSMETGSYLLAGTAQATDDTFGSTMHGSGRTMSRTQAKKSIRGEQLLQQMKQRGILVKAVSMSGLAEEAGFAYKNISDVVESVDRAGITKKVAELRPIGNIKG, from the coding sequence ATGAGATTCAATACGGCCATGAAGGTGGTGCGCATCTCCGATGAGGTGTGGGAGATTCCTGTCTCTGAAAAACCCGGCATGCTGGTGCCGGCCCGCATTTATGGGACGGAGTCTATCCTTCAAGCCATGGATGCCGGGGTGTTCGAGCAGGTGACGAATGTGGCTTGTCTGCCCGGCATCCGCCGCTACGCGCTCTGCATGCCGGATGGCCATTGGGGCTATGGCTTTCCAATCGGCGGCGTCGCCGCGTTCGATGTGCGCTCGGGAATCATCTCTCCCGGCGGGGTAGGCTACGACGTCAACTGCGGGATGCGGCTGATTCGGACGGATCTCACGCTGGAGGATGTGCTGCCTAGGCTTGAGCGGTTGATGACCGAGCTGTTTCGGCGAGTGCCGGCGGGTGTGGGATCGAGCGGTTTCGTGCCGATGGACCGGGCAGCGTTCGATGGCGTAATGACCAGAGGAGCCCGCTGGTGCATTGAGCGGGGGTATGGATGGCATCGCGATCTGGAGCGGATCGAGCAGGGAGGGTGTCTGTCTGGCGCCAATCCAGACGCTGTCAGCGATCATGCGGTGAAGCGGGGGATGAACCAGCTGGGGACACTCGGTTCCGGGAACCATTATCTCGAAGTGCAAGTGGCTGCGAATGACCGGATTTTCGACCGGGAGACGGCGGCGGCCTTCGGCATTACCGGACAGGACCAGATTGTCGTCATGGTGCATTGCGGGTCGCGCGGATTCGGCCATCAAGTGGCCAGCGACTATCTCAAGATTTTTGAGAAGGCGATGCGGCGCTACGGGATTACCGTGCCGGATCAGCAGCTGGCTTGCGCGCCGTTTCTATCCGAAGAGGGCCAGGACTATTTCGCGGCGATGAATTGCGCCGCCAATACGGCGTTTGCCAATCGGCAGGTCATCACGCACCAGGTTCGCGAGGCCTTTGCCGCGGTCTTCGGCCGTTCGGGAGAAGCGTTGGGCATGGAGCTGGTTTACGATGTGGCGCATAACATTGCCAAAGTGGAACGATATTCCGAAGGCGAGTTGGTCGTGCATCGCAAAGGCGCGACCAGGGCGCTCGGCCCGGGCAGCCAGGATTTGCCGGCTTGCTACCGATCCGTCGGGCAGCCGGTAATTTGCGGCGGCTCGATGGAAACAGGCTCGTATTTGCTCGCTGGCACGGCGCAGGCAACGGACGACACGTTTGGCTCGACGATGCACGGCTCCGGGCGCACGATGTCGCGGACGCAGGCCAAGAAATCAATTCGTGGCGAGCAGCTGCTGCAGCAGATGAAACAGCGGGGCATCCTCGTGAAGGCGGTCTCGATGTCGGGGCTTGCGGAAGAGGCGGGATTCGCCTACAAAAATATTTCCGACGTCGTGGAGTCGGTCGACCGTGCGGGAATCACAAAAAAAGTAGCGGAACTTAGACCCATTGGCAATATTAAGGGGTAA
- a CDS encoding PilZ domain-containing protein (MaGe:77310525) — translation MEHRHHPRFPVQFRSSFSSANIVSGDGQLSDLSIRGCCVSSATGVKPGTILQLRIVPGDEPSIQVKQAVVRWRRDHSFGLEFTSLAPDEWTRLQQVVRALEREPYQLVDSSNEAV, via the coding sequence GTGGAGCATCGTCATCATCCCCGTTTCCCTGTCCAGTTTCGCAGTTCCTTCAGCTCCGCCAACATTGTCTCCGGTGATGGCCAGCTCAGCGATCTCTCGATCCGAGGCTGTTGCGTCTCCAGTGCGACCGGCGTGAAGCCCGGTACGATACTGCAATTGCGTATCGTACCGGGCGATGAGCCGTCCATTCAGGTCAAGCAAGCGGTGGTCCGGTGGCGCCGCGACCACAGTTTTGGGTTGGAGTTTACCAGTCTGGCTCCAGATGAGTGGACGCGGCTTCAGCAGGTAGTGAGAGCGCTCGAGCGGGAGCCCTATCAGCTTGTCGATTCATCGAATGAGGCGGTCTAA